The following are encoded together in the Conger conger chromosome 11, fConCon1.1, whole genome shotgun sequence genome:
- the LOC133140730 gene encoding uncharacterized protein LOC133140730 isoform X1 → MPKKPRRLISASAGGNRGKVAMVQEEESSDAQKVCPAVQYGPFSCLSCGRRYKYKSRYDKHRRRCADDVGGVVSKEIKMEARESSVAKSHNGDGGHLPPSLGCHLDKRRGHNGPAAPQPGEPPLIPVPEDGSRNNRSREVEPEASSSWDAKEEPGDDGVPTPVKCQGPFTCVSCGKLYQYKSQYDRHLKKGCGDGVGGDLSSCPMARSSHLSQEIKMEARESSVDRRLNGDGGHLPPSLGTRPEPGPDDGGGVKRRKLERVLGDQAVCGTLATSSSAKSLEPHTNSLSLIQISNVKSLVTSQDEVGTSTEKGREPEGADPSSASRGQDGAFRPQARGDGKRRKVNKLKDNLRWRSWVRRCLGNRSRVAQKWLNPGGRRALCLLCGMRFSRKASLDQHMGSAHYESFQYRCCSCDLSFKAWTCLCRHVLQTHYVKIQRSPKTSEIEKAKKCILKAKDKDKGIAEAKFIHNVKDASTDVGLLGRLVNDAPRPNSEMCLFAVKDIQKGEAIVFSQGGADLPRCTSTQSKTTQTLRTYSKKEAAVRSVLPGQKVAGDESASLSLAQRAEELDVERREAQIKLSAAEERRHTADIVSAQSDLQKQVLQLMAANQKLAEELSATRTPPAPEAPRPASTPPTNSLPNRVNKQHPDMAIPELKAERELKISQLSAGRSDRYGCYLFQAAVGTRTYHAWCCNTNWSGVGGKWGLPRNLQEYLLNTLAEKFPGFGYRETRVFIDRINELLRKPRKFLYV, encoded by the exons GTCCGTTCTCGTGTTTATCCTGTGGCAGGCGCTACAAGTACAAATCTCGGTATGACAAACACAGGAGACGGTGTGCTGACGATGTGGGCGGAGTCGTGAGCAAGGAGATTAAGATGGAGGCCAGGGAGTCCTCTGTGGCTAAAAGCCACAACGGTGATGGCGGACATCTTCCCCCAAGCCTTGGCTGCCATCTGGATAAGCGTCGTGGGCACAATG GCCCTGCCGCCCCGCAGCCTGGAGAGCCCCCCCTCATCCCTGTCCCCGAGGATGGGTCCCGCAATAACCGCTCCCGGGAGGTGGAACCTGAGGCCAGCAGCTCGTGGGATGCCAAGGAGGAACCGGGCGATGATGGCGTGCCCACTCCCGTCAAGTGTCAAG GTCCGTTCACGTGCGTCTCCTGTGGAAAGCTGTACCAGTACAAGTCCCAGTATGACAGGCACCTGAAGAAGGGGTGTGGCGATGGTGTGGGCGGAGACTTGAGCAGCTGCCCAATGGCCAGGTCTTCTCATCTGAGCCAGGAGATTAAGATGGAGGCCAGGGAGTCCTCTGTGGACAGAAGACTCAACGGTGATGGCGGACACCTTCCCCCAAGCCTTGGTACGCGCCCTGAGCCAG GCCCTGATGACGGGGGAGGGGTGAAGAGGAGGAAGCTGGAGCGTGTGCTTGGAGACCAAGCCGTGTGTGGAACTTTAGCCACCTCTTCTTCCGCCAAGAGTCTTGAGCCCCACACCA ATTCTTTGTCGCTGATCCAGATCAGCAACGTGAAGTCCCTGGTCACGTCTCAAG ATGAGGTGGGGACAtccacagagaaggggagggaacCGGAGGGTGCTGACCCCTCTTCAGCATCCAGAGGCCAGGATGGGGCCTTCCGTCCCCAGGCACGGGGAGACGGCAAACGGAGGAAGGTTAATAAACTCAAAG ATAATCTAAGGTGGCGGTCCTGGGTCCGCAGATGCCTCGGAAACCGCTCACGTGTAGCGCAGAAATGGCTAAACCCAG GGGGAAGACGGGCGCTCTGTCTGCTGTGCGGGATGCGGTTCAGTCGGAAAGCGTCTCTGGACCAGCACATGGGCTCAGCCCACTATGAGAGCTTCCAGTACCGCTGCTGCAGCTGCGACCTCAGCTTCAAGGCCTGGACCTGCCTCTGCAGACACGTGCTCCAAACGCACTACG TGAAAATTCAAAGAAGCCCAAAGACGAGTGAAATCGAAAAGGCCAAGAAGTGCATTCTCAAAGCCAAGGACAAGGACAAGGGCATCGCAGAGGCCAAGTTCATCCACAATGTAAAAG ATGCCTCCACTGATGTCGGACTCCTCGGGCGACTAGTCAATGATGCACCCAGACCGAACTCAGAGATGTGCTTATTTGCCGTAAAGGACATACAGAAGGGTGAGGCGATCGTGTTCAGCCAGGGCGGAGCTGATCTTCCGAGGTGCACCTCCACGCAG AGCAAGACGACACAAACGCTGAGGACATACTCAAAGAAAGAG GCAGCTGTACGGTCTGTTCTCCCTGGACAGAAAGTGGCTGGGGACGAAAGTGCGTCTCTCTCGCTCGCCCAGAGAGCCGAGGAGCTGGAcgtagagaggagagaggcccAGATAAAGCTCTCTGCCGCGGAAGAGCGGCGTCACACGGCCGACATCGTGTCCGCGCAGTCCGATTTACAGAAGCAGGTGCTCCAgctcatggcagccaatcagaagctgGCGGAGGAGCTGAGCGCGACGCGAACCCCGCCCGCGCCAGAGGCCCCTCGGCCGGCCTCGACCCCGCCCACAAACAGCCTGCCCAACCGGGTGAACAAGCAGCATCCCGACATGGCCATCCCGGAGCTGAAGGCGGAGCGCGAGCTGAAGATCAGCCAGCTGTCGGCGGGACGCTCCGATCGCTACGGCTGCTACCTGTTCCAGGCCGCGGTCGGGACGAGGACGTACCACGCGTGGTGCTGCAACACGAACTGGAGCGGCGTGGGCGGGAAGTGGGGGCTGCCGCGCAACCTGCAGGAGTACCTGCTCAACACCTTGGCGGAGAAGTTTCCGGGCTTCGGTTACCGAGAGACGCGGGTGTTCATCGACCGGATCAACGAACTGCTGAGGAAGCCCAGAAAATTCCTTTACGTTTGA
- the LOC133140730 gene encoding uncharacterized protein LOC133140730 isoform X2 yields MPKKPRRLISASAGGNRGKVAMVQEEESSDAQKVCPAVQYGPFSCLSCGRRYKYKSRYDKHRRRCADDVGGVVSKEIKMEARESSVAKSHNGDGGHLPPSLGCHLDKRRGHNGPAAPQPGEPPLIPVPEDGSRNNRSREVEPEASSSWDAKEEPGDDGVPTPVKCQGPFTCVSCGKLYQYKSQYDRHLKKGCGDGVGGDLSSCPMARSSHLSQEIKMEARESSVDRRLNGDGGHLPPSLGPDDGGGVKRRKLERVLGDQAVCGTLATSSSAKSLEPHTNSLSLIQISNVKSLVTSQDEVGTSTEKGREPEGADPSSASRGQDGAFRPQARGDGKRRKVNKLKDNLRWRSWVRRCLGNRSRVAQKWLNPGGRRALCLLCGMRFSRKASLDQHMGSAHYESFQYRCCSCDLSFKAWTCLCRHVLQTHYVKIQRSPKTSEIEKAKKCILKAKDKDKGIAEAKFIHNVKDASTDVGLLGRLVNDAPRPNSEMCLFAVKDIQKGEAIVFSQGGADLPRCTSTQSKTTQTLRTYSKKEAAVRSVLPGQKVAGDESASLSLAQRAEELDVERREAQIKLSAAEERRHTADIVSAQSDLQKQVLQLMAANQKLAEELSATRTPPAPEAPRPASTPPTNSLPNRVNKQHPDMAIPELKAERELKISQLSAGRSDRYGCYLFQAAVGTRTYHAWCCNTNWSGVGGKWGLPRNLQEYLLNTLAEKFPGFGYRETRVFIDRINELLRKPRKFLYV; encoded by the exons GTCCGTTCTCGTGTTTATCCTGTGGCAGGCGCTACAAGTACAAATCTCGGTATGACAAACACAGGAGACGGTGTGCTGACGATGTGGGCGGAGTCGTGAGCAAGGAGATTAAGATGGAGGCCAGGGAGTCCTCTGTGGCTAAAAGCCACAACGGTGATGGCGGACATCTTCCCCCAAGCCTTGGCTGCCATCTGGATAAGCGTCGTGGGCACAATG GCCCTGCCGCCCCGCAGCCTGGAGAGCCCCCCCTCATCCCTGTCCCCGAGGATGGGTCCCGCAATAACCGCTCCCGGGAGGTGGAACCTGAGGCCAGCAGCTCGTGGGATGCCAAGGAGGAACCGGGCGATGATGGCGTGCCCACTCCCGTCAAGTGTCAAG GTCCGTTCACGTGCGTCTCCTGTGGAAAGCTGTACCAGTACAAGTCCCAGTATGACAGGCACCTGAAGAAGGGGTGTGGCGATGGTGTGGGCGGAGACTTGAGCAGCTGCCCAATGGCCAGGTCTTCTCATCTGAGCCAGGAGATTAAGATGGAGGCCAGGGAGTCCTCTGTGGACAGAAGACTCAACGGTGATGGCGGACACCTTCCCCCAAGCCTTG GCCCTGATGACGGGGGAGGGGTGAAGAGGAGGAAGCTGGAGCGTGTGCTTGGAGACCAAGCCGTGTGTGGAACTTTAGCCACCTCTTCTTCCGCCAAGAGTCTTGAGCCCCACACCA ATTCTTTGTCGCTGATCCAGATCAGCAACGTGAAGTCCCTGGTCACGTCTCAAG ATGAGGTGGGGACAtccacagagaaggggagggaacCGGAGGGTGCTGACCCCTCTTCAGCATCCAGAGGCCAGGATGGGGCCTTCCGTCCCCAGGCACGGGGAGACGGCAAACGGAGGAAGGTTAATAAACTCAAAG ATAATCTAAGGTGGCGGTCCTGGGTCCGCAGATGCCTCGGAAACCGCTCACGTGTAGCGCAGAAATGGCTAAACCCAG GGGGAAGACGGGCGCTCTGTCTGCTGTGCGGGATGCGGTTCAGTCGGAAAGCGTCTCTGGACCAGCACATGGGCTCAGCCCACTATGAGAGCTTCCAGTACCGCTGCTGCAGCTGCGACCTCAGCTTCAAGGCCTGGACCTGCCTCTGCAGACACGTGCTCCAAACGCACTACG TGAAAATTCAAAGAAGCCCAAAGACGAGTGAAATCGAAAAGGCCAAGAAGTGCATTCTCAAAGCCAAGGACAAGGACAAGGGCATCGCAGAGGCCAAGTTCATCCACAATGTAAAAG ATGCCTCCACTGATGTCGGACTCCTCGGGCGACTAGTCAATGATGCACCCAGACCGAACTCAGAGATGTGCTTATTTGCCGTAAAGGACATACAGAAGGGTGAGGCGATCGTGTTCAGCCAGGGCGGAGCTGATCTTCCGAGGTGCACCTCCACGCAG AGCAAGACGACACAAACGCTGAGGACATACTCAAAGAAAGAG GCAGCTGTACGGTCTGTTCTCCCTGGACAGAAAGTGGCTGGGGACGAAAGTGCGTCTCTCTCGCTCGCCCAGAGAGCCGAGGAGCTGGAcgtagagaggagagaggcccAGATAAAGCTCTCTGCCGCGGAAGAGCGGCGTCACACGGCCGACATCGTGTCCGCGCAGTCCGATTTACAGAAGCAGGTGCTCCAgctcatggcagccaatcagaagctgGCGGAGGAGCTGAGCGCGACGCGAACCCCGCCCGCGCCAGAGGCCCCTCGGCCGGCCTCGACCCCGCCCACAAACAGCCTGCCCAACCGGGTGAACAAGCAGCATCCCGACATGGCCATCCCGGAGCTGAAGGCGGAGCGCGAGCTGAAGATCAGCCAGCTGTCGGCGGGACGCTCCGATCGCTACGGCTGCTACCTGTTCCAGGCCGCGGTCGGGACGAGGACGTACCACGCGTGGTGCTGCAACACGAACTGGAGCGGCGTGGGCGGGAAGTGGGGGCTGCCGCGCAACCTGCAGGAGTACCTGCTCAACACCTTGGCGGAGAAGTTTCCGGGCTTCGGTTACCGAGAGACGCGGGTGTTCATCGACCGGATCAACGAACTGCTGAGGAAGCCCAGAAAATTCCTTTACGTTTGA
- the LOC133140730 gene encoding uncharacterized protein LOC133140730 isoform X3, producing MADIFPQALAAIWISVVGTMKRTLRLWVQRGGDTAGQNEGTTLTAGVTFSGPAAPQPGEPPLIPVPEDGSRNNRSREVEPEASSSWDAKEEPGDDGVPTPVKCQGPFTCVSCGKLYQYKSQYDRHLKKGCGDGVGGDLSSCPMARSSHLSQEIKMEARESSVDRRLNGDGGHLPPSLGTRPEPGPDDGGGVKRRKLERVLGDQAVCGTLATSSSAKSLEPHTNSLSLIQISNVKSLVTSQDEVGTSTEKGREPEGADPSSASRGQDGAFRPQARGDGKRRKVNKLKDNLRWRSWVRRCLGNRSRVAQKWLNPGGRRALCLLCGMRFSRKASLDQHMGSAHYESFQYRCCSCDLSFKAWTCLCRHVLQTHYVKIQRSPKTSEIEKAKKCILKAKDKDKGIAEAKFIHNVKDASTDVGLLGRLVNDAPRPNSEMCLFAVKDIQKGEAIVFSQGGADLPRCTSTQSKTTQTLRTYSKKEAAVRSVLPGQKVAGDESASLSLAQRAEELDVERREAQIKLSAAEERRHTADIVSAQSDLQKQVLQLMAANQKLAEELSATRTPPAPEAPRPASTPPTNSLPNRVNKQHPDMAIPELKAERELKISQLSAGRSDRYGCYLFQAAVGTRTYHAWCCNTNWSGVGGKWGLPRNLQEYLLNTLAEKFPGFGYRETRVFIDRINELLRKPRKFLYV from the exons ATGGCGGACATCTTCCCCCAAGCCTTGGCTGCCATCTGGATAAGCGTCGTGGGCACAATG AAACGGACTCTTCGCCTGTGGGTACAGAGGGGCGGGGACACAGCAGGTCAGAATGAGGGGACCACGCTCACTGCAGGGGTCACGTTTTCAGGCCCTGCCGCCCCGCAGCCTGGAGAGCCCCCCCTCATCCCTGTCCCCGAGGATGGGTCCCGCAATAACCGCTCCCGGGAGGTGGAACCTGAGGCCAGCAGCTCGTGGGATGCCAAGGAGGAACCGGGCGATGATGGCGTGCCCACTCCCGTCAAGTGTCAAG GTCCGTTCACGTGCGTCTCCTGTGGAAAGCTGTACCAGTACAAGTCCCAGTATGACAGGCACCTGAAGAAGGGGTGTGGCGATGGTGTGGGCGGAGACTTGAGCAGCTGCCCAATGGCCAGGTCTTCTCATCTGAGCCAGGAGATTAAGATGGAGGCCAGGGAGTCCTCTGTGGACAGAAGACTCAACGGTGATGGCGGACACCTTCCCCCAAGCCTTGGTACGCGCCCTGAGCCAG GCCCTGATGACGGGGGAGGGGTGAAGAGGAGGAAGCTGGAGCGTGTGCTTGGAGACCAAGCCGTGTGTGGAACTTTAGCCACCTCTTCTTCCGCCAAGAGTCTTGAGCCCCACACCA ATTCTTTGTCGCTGATCCAGATCAGCAACGTGAAGTCCCTGGTCACGTCTCAAG ATGAGGTGGGGACAtccacagagaaggggagggaacCGGAGGGTGCTGACCCCTCTTCAGCATCCAGAGGCCAGGATGGGGCCTTCCGTCCCCAGGCACGGGGAGACGGCAAACGGAGGAAGGTTAATAAACTCAAAG ATAATCTAAGGTGGCGGTCCTGGGTCCGCAGATGCCTCGGAAACCGCTCACGTGTAGCGCAGAAATGGCTAAACCCAG GGGGAAGACGGGCGCTCTGTCTGCTGTGCGGGATGCGGTTCAGTCGGAAAGCGTCTCTGGACCAGCACATGGGCTCAGCCCACTATGAGAGCTTCCAGTACCGCTGCTGCAGCTGCGACCTCAGCTTCAAGGCCTGGACCTGCCTCTGCAGACACGTGCTCCAAACGCACTACG TGAAAATTCAAAGAAGCCCAAAGACGAGTGAAATCGAAAAGGCCAAGAAGTGCATTCTCAAAGCCAAGGACAAGGACAAGGGCATCGCAGAGGCCAAGTTCATCCACAATGTAAAAG ATGCCTCCACTGATGTCGGACTCCTCGGGCGACTAGTCAATGATGCACCCAGACCGAACTCAGAGATGTGCTTATTTGCCGTAAAGGACATACAGAAGGGTGAGGCGATCGTGTTCAGCCAGGGCGGAGCTGATCTTCCGAGGTGCACCTCCACGCAG AGCAAGACGACACAAACGCTGAGGACATACTCAAAGAAAGAG GCAGCTGTACGGTCTGTTCTCCCTGGACAGAAAGTGGCTGGGGACGAAAGTGCGTCTCTCTCGCTCGCCCAGAGAGCCGAGGAGCTGGAcgtagagaggagagaggcccAGATAAAGCTCTCTGCCGCGGAAGAGCGGCGTCACACGGCCGACATCGTGTCCGCGCAGTCCGATTTACAGAAGCAGGTGCTCCAgctcatggcagccaatcagaagctgGCGGAGGAGCTGAGCGCGACGCGAACCCCGCCCGCGCCAGAGGCCCCTCGGCCGGCCTCGACCCCGCCCACAAACAGCCTGCCCAACCGGGTGAACAAGCAGCATCCCGACATGGCCATCCCGGAGCTGAAGGCGGAGCGCGAGCTGAAGATCAGCCAGCTGTCGGCGGGACGCTCCGATCGCTACGGCTGCTACCTGTTCCAGGCCGCGGTCGGGACGAGGACGTACCACGCGTGGTGCTGCAACACGAACTGGAGCGGCGTGGGCGGGAAGTGGGGGCTGCCGCGCAACCTGCAGGAGTACCTGCTCAACACCTTGGCGGAGAAGTTTCCGGGCTTCGGTTACCGAGAGACGCGGGTGTTCATCGACCGGATCAACGAACTGCTGAGGAAGCCCAGAAAATTCCTTTACGTTTGA